A stretch of the Musa acuminata AAA Group cultivar baxijiao chromosome BXJ2-7, Cavendish_Baxijiao_AAA, whole genome shotgun sequence genome encodes the following:
- the LOC135616415 gene encoding triacylglycerol lipase 2-like: MGFRCFNWRLVIFFVLSMGFQGELAGAHGRRQLVQSLEAADDGVCTAVVSPQGYECREYEVKTQDGYILTMHRIPQGRGGGSAGKRQPVLLQHGVLSDGLTWLLNPPQQSLPFVLADNGFDVWITHGRGTRWSRRHESLETSDTAYWAWSWDELASYDLPATVGFVFQKTGQKLHYVGHSMGTLTALSAFSEGKLVDKIKSAALLTPVAYLTSMTTTIGRAAASAFAGEMLGALGVAEFDPKGAVGTKFLELVCAMPGVNCYDLMASLTGPNCCLNDSTVDKYLKYELQPTSVRTLVHFSQTFRRGVITKYDHGSSTANMAAYGQSSPPEYHLSNIPHHLPLLLCYGGGDMLSDVKDVQQLLNDLSNHDAADKLVARLVKEYAHLDFVMGVNAKQVVYDGLIAFFDKHS, encoded by the exons ATGGGATTCCGTTGCTTTAACTGGCGTCTCGTCATCTTCTTCGTCCTCTCCATGGGCTTCCAGGGCGAGCTGGCTGGAGCTCACGGAAGACGGCAGCTGGTGCAAAGCCTCGAGGCGGCGGATGATGGGGTGTGCACCGCCGTGGTGAGCCCTCAGGGTTACGAGTGCCGAGAATATGAG GTGAAGACGCAAGACGGGTACATACTGACCATGCACAGGATCCcacaaggaagaggaggcggTAGCGCGGGCAAGAGGCAGCCGGTGCTGCTCCAACATGGAGTCCTCTCG GACGGGTTGACATGGCTACTGAATCCACCTCAACAATCGCTGCCTTTCGTACTTGCAGACAACGGATTCGATGTATGGATTACACACGGCAGGGGCACCAGGTGGAGCCGTCGCCATGAGTCTCTCGAAACATCAGACACG GCTTATTGGGCGTGGTCATGGGATGAGTTGGCCAGCTATGATTTGCCTGCTACTGTGGGTTTCGTATTCCAGAAAACTGGGCAGAAGCTGCACTATGTCGGTCACTCCATG GGAACTCTGACAGCTCTATCAGCGTTCTCTGAAGGGAAGCTGGTGGATAAGATCAAGTCAGCTGCCCTTTTGACTCCGGTGGCCTATCTGACTTCCATGACAACTACGATCGGAAGAGCTGCAGCCAGCGCATTCGCAGGAGAA ATGTTGGGAGCGCTTGGAGTGGCAGAATTTGATCCTAAAGG GGCAGTCGGAACCAAGTTTTTGGAGTTGGTCTGCGCTATGCCGGGGGTGAACTGCTACGACCTTATGGCATCATTAACAG GGCCAAACTGCTGCCTCAATGACTCCACTGTTGACAAGTACTTGAAGTATGAACTCCAGCCTACATCCGTGAGGACACTCGTCCATTTTTCACAGA CATTCAGACGTGGAGTGATAACAAAATACGACCACGGGAGCAGTACGGCCAACATGGCTGcgtatgggcagagcagcccaccCGAGTACCATTTGTCCAACATTCCACAccacctgccgctgctgctctGCTACGGCGGCGGGGACATGCTGTCGGACGTGAAGGACGTGCAGCAGCTGTTGAATGATCTCAGCAACCATGACGCCGCCGACAAGCTCGTGGCTCGGCTGGTGAAGGAGTACGCACATCTGGACTTCGTGATGGGGGTGAATGCCAAGCAGGTCGTCTACGACGGCCTCATCGCATTCTTCGACAAACACAGTTGA